CATTTCAAGCTGCTTTAAATGTGTATTAATAAACTAATACCAGAAATACAGCCTGCCAGTGTAAAAACCACTGCTTATGAAAGCTATCTCCCTTGGAAAATATTCTTATATTAAGATGCTGGTGTGATTCAGAATATCTGATAAGAGTAATGATGATCCTGTGGTAAATCcttgaatggtttgggttggagggtACCTTAAAGCTCTCCTCGTTCCACTTcttctgtgggcagggacatctaccactatcccaggttgctccaagccctgtccaacctggcctttgACACTTCTAGGGACAgggtagccacagcttctctggggaccctgtgccagggcctcaccaccctcccagaaaaggatttcttcccaatatctcagCTAAACTGACCCTCTTTCAATTTAAAGCTATTCCCCCCTGTTCTGTCACTACACACCCTTGTTAAAAGTCCCTGTCCAAGTACTTGGATTTCTGTGTTGTAAGAGAAGTGTGTGGCAGTTCTaacatgcagcttttttttttaccaggtAAAACCTTGCTGGCTCAGACTCTGGCTAAATGCCTAGATGTCCCTTTTGCTATCTGTGATTGTACCACCTTGACTCAAGCTGGCTATGTTGGGGAAGACATTGAATCAGTCATTGCAAAACTCCTGCAAGATGCCAACTACAACATAGAAAAAGCACAGCAAGGTAAACTTGTAATGTGGGTTTCAGAGACTTAATTTTGTTGAAGTGCTCTAAGCTTTTGAGACTACCAGTATTCCTGAAATTGGTGTTCCTGCTGCATGTACCCAAAgtacaaaatcagaaaaaaactgaaaagtgTTCAACATGTATCTTGTAGTTTGGTTTTGTCCATAACTGGacaaaattacacatttttccAGGGAAGTAGAACAGAATGCTGCTATGTCAAATCCTATTATCCTCTGTAAattcttgcttctttttaaaagtagGGTCCTTAAACCCGTTTTCTTTAACTGCAGGAATTGTTTTTCTGGATGAAGTAGATAAGATTGGCAGTGTTCCTGGTATCCATCAGTTACGGGACGTTGGGGGAGAAGGTGTTCAACAGGTAAATACTTCCATGGAGTGCTTTGACTTCCATAGTGAACAGGACATGGGATCCTGTCATGTCCAACAGCATGGGAATGTATGGAGTCATAGTTCTTTAGTTCCTGAATTATTCACCTTCAAAAGATACATCTTCCCTCTtgacttcattaaaaaacatGACCTCAAAAGCAGTTTGAGGCATTCTTATAGTTTAAAAATGTCCTTGCAGCATTCAGACACCCAGTTTATAATGTAGGCAAGGACAGGTAGCATTTCCTATTTAAACAAAACTCTTAAAGCAGCTGATCACTATATGCATAATGTGCGTGGGAGCCACATTTAAGGAACATTTTTGTCCTTGAGTGGGATTGTCTCATGgggaaaactgacttttttggAGACTTACTGTTACTATAAAGGCATAAAGGAGAAAACAATACAAGTATATTTGTGAAAGTTAACATATCATGGTGTGCCCTTTTATATGATTCTACACGATGGAATTCTTTTATtgcttatttcttctttccttcttagGGCTTGTTAAAATTACTTGAAGGCACAATAGTAAATGTTCCAGAAAAGAATTCTCGGAAACTACGTGGAGAAACGGTGCAGGTTGACACAACGAACATCCTGTTTGTAGCCTCTGGTGCTTTTAATGGTCTTGACAGAATTatcagcaggaggaaaaatgaaaaagtgagTGTATCAGGCTGTATCTGGGCTGGAAAATCATCATCTTGATTACTCTTCTCAATACTGACTTTTATAGGTCTTGCTGTATTTGTAAACACactaaatttctttatttcagcaAATGGTACTAAAAGCCATCATCGTCTTAAAATACCTGGTCCTGCAGTTCACTGTTTTGTTGATTAAAGTCTGGGGACAGGGTTCTGGCTGTAGCATTTTGTCAAAATGTGCTCCCTGTCTCTAACACTAAAGGAGGGACTGAAATTCAAGTTACTGTTCATGTTAATTCTTGTAGCTTCCCACGTAAGCAAACTTACCTGCATTTGCTTCACTTAGGAAGTGTCACTGGTACTTGTAAAATGACCAGAACATGTTGATAACgttctttattttaagaaaaaaaatgctgttgtgCTGATGTATTAATCTTTCACTGAGGAAAATCAGTTCTAAAAGAAGCTAATAGTATGCAATGTCTAAGTAGTTTCTTGAGCTCGAAATTGTACATAATGACATAATCAGtcactgcagatttttttaatactcaTGAAAAGTGATTTATTTACATCAAGAAAACTCGGTTATTACATTTCTCTAAGCAGTACATGTTTGTTTTGCAGTACCTAGGATTTGGGACACCATCTAACATGGGGAAAGGCagaagggctgcagcagcagctgatctTGCCAATATCAGTGGAGAGTCTGACCCACAGGAAGATATTGAGGAGAAGGATCGCTTGCTGCGCCACGTGGAAGCCAGGGATCTCATTGAGTTTGGCATGATTCCTGAATTTGTGGGACGTTTGCCTGTTGTGGTTCCTCTGCACAGCCTGGATGAGAAAACCCTCGTGCGGATCCTCACAGAGCCACGGAATGCTGTGGTTCCTCAGTACCAGGCACTATTCAGCATGGATAAGGTTTGAGTTTTTATCTGATGACTTTCTGGTGTTCATGTTTATAAGCAGTGTTTCCAGTAATGCTTGTACTTAACACACTGAGTTATGAATTCAGTTATAACTGAGCTTCCCGTTTTTCTCTGTGTAGTGTGAATTAAATGTAACTGAAGATGCATTGAAGGCTATAGCCAGACTGGCCCTGGACAGAAAAACTGGTGCCAGAGGTCTTCGATCTATAATGGTGAGTAAATTAAGTCTTATAAACGATAAATGAAGCTTCCTGGATTTGTGTGTAGGGACCTAATCATGACCATTTCCCGTGAAAACCACACTTATATGGATACAGTAAGTCTTCCTAAAGCTGTGAGTATTCAGAGTTCTTCCAAGAAGACTCTCTAGCTCTGAAAATCACTTGTGTAGAAGAGagcacacagaaatatttttccccgTGTTTTCTTgtaggaaaagctgctgctggagcccatGTTTGAAGTGCCCAATTCTGACATCGTATGTGTGGAAGTTGACAAAGATGTTGTAGAAGGCAAAAAAGAGCCAGGATACATTAGGTAAAACGGTAACAGAAGTAGCAGAACAGACCATTAATACAACTAGACAGGTATTCTGATGGAATAAGCACAAATCCATGCACACAACCTAAAAAAGATTCAATGCTCTGTATATTGTACACAGCTGAATTAGTGCCTGTTCTGTTCTAGAGACTTTGGATTTGTATTGCTTtagtttttaaacaaattttaaaataaacatatgtGAAGCtacttttgtgtgtgtataCCTGTAGAAATGGAAGTAAATTTTAAGGTAATGGTAAAAACTTGAAATTCAGTTGTGACTGTACTGAAATTtctgaaatgaaactgtttaTTTCTTCCATCTTTTTATCACTGATGTGGGGTTTTTGATACAAGCTCCAGACTGCAACAATTTTCTACATTACTCTTGCAGCAGTGGAGAGCTACAAATGCATATCTATTGATTTGCTCTTGTTAAAATAATCAATTTAATGTTGTGAAGAGTATGGTAATGATGTGGGATGTTGGAAACACTGGGCaaatctacattaaaaaaatccaacagttTAGTAAATGAAGGATGGAATTGAGAGAGACTGGGTCAGGTTAAAACTGGTTAAAAAGTTAGTTCCTAAATTTCAGGTCTGAAATTTAGGGACTGTGTCTTGGTTTCTGTCACTGGCGACTTTGTTTGAGTGGCTTTCTCCACTAAGGTACATTTACACATTTCAGCACTTGTCTGTGCTGAAACTTGGCTCAGCCTTGTGTTGTTGGAGGGAGTATTACACTGATGGTTGTTTGAAGTGATTTTGTATAGAAATACTGAATTTATTGATTAAACCAAACAACTTACTGAAAATCAGAAGGCTAATTGAATTCAGTTAATGAGCATGTGTTCTGATGGAACTGCAAATGTGCACATCAGTATTTCCAGATCAGCTCAGAACTTTTGTCACAGGGCTTTGTGCATGTGACACGTTTGTCAGAAGCTATGGAAAGTGtcccttgtttttttgttttttttttttttttcctctgtccgAGGTACCTGATCCTTCCTTTCAATCCTAGGGCTCCCACCAAGGATTCATCAGAAGAGGAGTATGACTCTGGAGTGGAGGAGGAAGGCTGGCCTCGACAGGCAGATGCTGCAAACCATTAAACACTGTCAGAACTCTTCACCTGCAAAAAGCTCACTCGGTTCTTTCCTTACGATTGCTTCTGGCTCCAGCCTGCTCCTAAAGGCACTGGATCTGTCTCAGATACAACTCGTGATGAGGAACTTCATTAGCTAAATCAGATCGTGTATTTTATTGCAGCATCACATTGATTTGATGGACAGAGTGTGGACTGGGATAGCATAATGTTCAAATATGAATTGTATATTACACTTGTTCAATTAAAATGTATAGCAaatgcagcagcacctgcactgCCCTTGCCAGAAACTAATCCAGCAGCACAGGTGCTGCCAATAGTTAGATTTAATAATAATGTTACTCTACAAATGGGAAATCAAAATTAATCATTAGTAGAGGGTGAGTAAACTATCTTAGCTCCTGGTACAGCTTACAGGGGGTTATGTTCAGGTCAGTGTTAGAGTCCTGCTGGTGTGTGAAACCCAGCGGGTGCTGGAGTGACTTGTTACATTGGTGGGGAGGAAGCCCTTCTGGAAAAACTGGGACACACTTTGTGCCACTGCTGGGAGATTCTGCTAAGGTGTGACACTGGTTTGTTACAGTCATTTGAATATCAAATAATACCCTTCACTCCATTGGGAGCTTTAGACACCTTGGATACTGTGAAAGAAGGTGAAGTCTGGTTTTCCAGAGGGGTAAACAAGATTCCCAGGAAGCAGTCTAAATTTGGATGAGAAGTCGccataaatttttaaatattaatgttcTAATATAGTACATTTCTTTAACGTATTGGAACTATCATGCATCAATTTTTTGGTGCCAGGTATTTGCCCAACCTATCTTATAATGTTAAGACATGAAAGAAGTAAATGTATAATATTTTTGCTGTAATCAGTAGTGATTGTTCACATGACAGTGTTTTATAAGTTATATTCTCAAATGTTAGTATTGCATCTTGTGGGTTTGTCTTTTAGTCTCACAGCAAGCAGTCCTCCCTTTTCTGTTCTCcaccaaaattaattaaatcctTTAGGAAAGTCTTTGTGAAAACGCTAAAGGACCTATatgtttttgatttgttttaggAACTAAAATTATCACAACTTTGTTTTGTCCTTCGGTGAAAATGTGGATTTGAGTTTCCCTAAAACATTAATTCACACTATATAAATAACTTTCATCCTTCTTTTCAGTCTAGTGGATGTTTTAGGTCAGGAAGGGATACTGAAAATCTATTGACCCTATTATTGTCACTGACTTTTGTCATGTAAATTTTATGTAATACTTGTGTTCTTCCCTAGCAGCAGTATGACATGCAGTTGTAGCCAGGTGCAACAGATATTTCCCGTgggatttcagatttttttcaggttaAATGACCCACTAATGGTTCAGAAAAAGCTGTTTGGAGTTGAGGGTATTTCTAGAAACTTGGTCCCATCGAAATGGGAATCTGTGGTGAACTATCTGGAACTGCATCCTCACTTTCCTTTTTGTAGAGTGAAAAAATGCAACAGCTTTTAATTCTGAATCCTTCAATTCAAATCCTTTTTTAAACAGATAGAAAAAACCACCACATTTTAGGTGAAACTGTTCAACAACTTAGTTTTGAAAGTTGTTTGAAATTCTGTAACCAAGAActgtttttaaggaaacaaaaatgccGTGTAACTACAGTTTGTACTTCACCTCTGGCGTTTGAATAAAAGCGAATATTCAAGCAGTGGAGAGTTGTCATCCCTGACGCCGTCCCCATATATTTTAAGTCTAAGGAATAGTTTTTGAaacttagtttttttttttccaagttgaGCGAGAGGCGGGCGGGGCGGGTCCTCCCGGCCGCCAGGCGGCGCTGTGGCGCTGTGCTGAGGCGGGACCCGAGGCGGTGTCATGGCGGCGCGCTGAGGGGAGTGCGGCGCGATCATggcgcagccgccgccgccattCCCCACCCGCCTCCCGCCGCCCTTCCGCGCCTTCCCGCCGCCCTTCCCCGGCCCCGCCGTCCGCCCAGCGCCCTTCGCGGTGGGACCGGTGGCACCCCCGCCTTTCTTCTTGCCGCCGCCTGCGGGTGAGAGCGGACCGCGCTTCCCGCCGGGCGTCCCCTACTTAGCGGCTGCCGAGGAGGAGGCGGTGCAGcggcagcaggatgagctgtGGCTGTCGCAGTTCCTgggccgccgccgcgccgctcccccgccgccaccgccgcccgccgccgccagcCCCGGCAGCGCCCGGGCCGTGGCGGTGGCGGCGCTGGGGCGGGTGGCCCGGGTGACAGCGCTCTGCCGGGCCCTGCGGCGCAGCGAGGACGAGGGCGACGAGACGGGCTGGGCCCGGGCCCgggaggaggcggaggcggcgctGCGGGAGCTGCGGGAGGTCGTGCGGCCCCTCAGGGAGCCCGGCTACGGCGAGGCGCTGCGCAGGAAGGCCGAGAGGGCGAAGAAGAGGAGGCTGCGCCTGCAGCGGAGGAAGCACGAAGCCAGGGCGGCCAAGGAAGAGGAGGCGGCCCGGGCCGCCGAGCGGGAGGCCAAGATCGACCAGTGGCGGGCTAAGTGCATCCAGGAGGTGGAGGAAAAGAACCGGGTACGGTCCCGAGTTCCTGGTCCTGACCCTTCTCGGGGTTCCAGGACAGCGCGGTGGAGCAGGGGTGACCTGCCAGTAACGGGGTCACGGCGGGCTGCGCCTGCCCTACACCTGGCTTTGACCCCCGTGCTTCAGTGGGtccccctgagctgctgcatgaCTTCAGCATACTGAGAGGCCGTGCTGTTTGCAAGGCCTGCAGCCTTGCTTCTTGCTTAGAAGTCTTGGTGGGCATCTCGGTTTTGCCATCCTCATGTTTTAGGCCTTGACACGAAATTGGGGTTTAAGCTGTTTCTGGACTCCTGGAGGTTTTCCTATCTGGTCCCAAGTGTCAACCTGTCCACACAGCTCACAGCTGCCTTGTGGTGATCAGTGCTGTTTCAGTATCCATCAGTCTTGCCTCCTTTCATCCTTCTAAAGCTTGTGGTTTACAAGCTTTTTGATCTCACCGGGAAGTAAAACATATCCAAAGTAAAAAACACCACCTCACGTTAGACTTGTTGGGAAGTGCTGCAGGCACCTTTCTGTTGGTTTTTGGCTAAAGAGCTCCCTTTCTGCTGGTCTGCTGGGATggtccagagcagctgctgaggagaggTTTGTGGTCAGACTGTGGCAGGTTAATGGTCTTTAATTGCAGAACTGTGGAATCGGGATGGTTGCTGTTTATTGTAAAATACTTACCCTAAATTTCTGGTGTTTGAGGCTCTCAGGTTTTCATAATTCATAAATAATCTATGAAGTGTTCAAAAATGTGTGGATGTAGCACTTGATGGCATGATTCAGTAGTGAacatggtggtgctgggttgacAGATGGAGTTGatgatcttttccaaccttaacaattccatgattctgtgatttggcCCAGAATTACGAGTCCCACAGCATTCTTTTTTGTGTTCTGAAGTTCTGTGGTGTTTTAGcctttttttcataaaaaaacaAGTCTGGATGTTTGGCTTGACCTGTTGCTGTTATTGTGAAGTCACTCTGCTCTCCAGTGCTTTgctaatttctgaaaataccatttgattcttgtctttGGGGGATATTTCACACATctcatctgttttttttccttcctttcataggaacgagagctgaaagctgctgctgacagTGTCCTGTCTGAAGTCCGGAAGAAACAAGCAGATACAAAGAGGATGATGGACGTCTTGCGTGGGTTGGAAAAGCTTCGGAAACTGAGGAaagaagctgctgccaggaAAGGTTCATTATGAGATTGGTTCTAACTTTCTTAATTCCACACACAGGAAATAAGATGGGGGTGCCCTGTGCTGACAGGTGCAGCTTCAAAAAGCTGTGTCTTCATTGtgattttaattacaaaaagaGTTACAAAACACTGAATTCAGTGGTTCTGTTCCTATGTTTCCAAGCTCTTTCTGGAAGAAGGATTATTCCAGTAAGAATTCCATCTGTTAACAAGGTTAAGCTCATGTTCCTCTGAGATcttgccagctctgctctcaagTCTGGTATCCAACCACGTTTGaatctgaaaatttaaaatcactTATCTTCCTGTTCAGGTGTTTGTCCACCTCCTTCAGCAGATGAAGCATTTGAAAGTCAAGTGGAAAGTCTCAAAATGTTGCTCAAAACTCGCACAGAACTGTATGAAGCTGAGGAAAGAGCATTAAGGGTTATGCTGGAGGGagaacaggaggaggaaaggaagagggaaatggaaaagaaactgaagaaggaaagggaaaaactaCTACAGCAGAAACTGGAAATGGATTCCAAGCTGTTTGGGGATCCAGGTAAATTCTGCATCCTATTCTTAACAGTGTTTTTCCATATCACATCCCCATCTCACAGACACTGGATTTGAAATGCAGGCACAGATCTAGCTGAGAAAGGAATAATCCATTGGAATAATTTATGGTCTGAAAATGGGGGATAAACAGAGTGCTGTTAACACCTGTGGTGTAAGAGGAACTGTTGAACTCTTCAACATAGACTGCAGCACATCTCAAGCTGGTTTCATAATATTTTGCAAGAAGAGGTTGTAGATTAAACTGAAGTGAGAATAAACAGAATAGATTGAAGACATCCAGAAGCCAGTAGATGCTTTAGTCTGGTGCTTTGTTAAGTGTGACTCAGGTAATCTGTAAAGATTCAGTGTCCATATGTTCCCCTTTTTTAGATGGTAGAGGCAGGAAATTTTGCTAGTCTTGGCTTTCCTCTGACAGCTGTGGTACAGACCAGGAAATGTGTAACATGTCAACAGTCCTTCATATATCACCTAGGGACCTGATGTCAGATTACAGCTGGGCAGTAGCAAACGATTCTGCAAATCTGGGGCTTCTGAGACACACTAGAATGGAAGGTTTTTCTGGATTATTCAAccatttctgtgtctgtgttttCACAGCTGAATTCCCACTCGGCCATCTACTGCAGCCTTTCAGAGACTACTACTTACAAGCTGAACATTCTGTAGCAGCTCTAATCCGGATCAGGTAAAACCAAAGAAAGTATTTTATCATCAGAGTTGGCAAACACTATTTTTTGCAATTGTAAATTCAGTGCTCCTTTTGGTTTGTCAGCTTCCAAATATGGTTATGCAATGgattgttctgtttttttcaagtttcttgCTTGAGTCATATCCAACAGATGCCCGTTTGAGGCAGAGCGTACTTCCATGCATAACCATTCCATTTAACACCAGAACATTGAATTTTCACAtttgtcttttgaaaaacaAGTTTAAATTGCAAGTATTGTGGGTTTTGTATCGATCAGTAACATCTATGTGGGTAGATAGTAAACCTTACCACCAAATTAATCCCAGTTCTCCTCTCAAATAACACTCTCTCTGTTAAAGGCATGAATGGGATCAGTACTTGGTGCCCGCTGACCACCCTGAAGGAAGCTGCATCCCTCCAGGATGGGTTCTCCCCAGTCTCCCCACCAATGACACTTGGGCCACTGCTGTCAGATAATTTACTGATAAATTATTTCAGCGTTGGAGGATTGCTTCATTATAATTATGTGTAAATATGAGAGGGTCCAAAGAGGAAGTCTCGTCCTCTCTTTTGACAGCCAGGTACTGGAATGTCTTTACTGGAACATCTtgaaaaaaagtttaagaaTTGTTTTTGCTGATTGACTGTGCAGGGAGATAACTGAGCaagcccagagctgccaggcCTCTCGTGGTGTGGAATTACAGTCCAGCTGCGAGTTCTTGTTAAATCTCAATCTTAATAAAGGAACATTGCTGATGGTGGTATTTGTGCCAGTATTAACATCCTATTTTTAGTGGCTTTTATCTTTATAAAGGATGATGAAAACTTCagaaatgaagaattaaaaaaaaaaagaagagatcaTTAGTAAGCATGTTTTTCATCTTAAATGAGGCATGTCAAGCATCACTATCAAAATAGTTCCTGTATTTTTGGGTGTAGAGACAAACCTATTACACATTGAAACGAATTCAAGTACAAACAAGACAGGGTTTTTCAAGGTTGAGTAAAGCAGCTGTTGACATTTTACTTTTGTGGACTAAAACTGATAccaaaacatggaaaaaattccCAGTTGTGGTGAAATAGGTCAGACAGCCATGtgaataaatacaaatttgATGAATAAGCCTGCTGGAAAAAACCCTAATAAAATCTGAAGTCTAACCTAATGTAAGCGTTTTGACTATGTAGGTATTTTTGTATAGGGATGTATCTATAATATTTGATTAATAACCACAGCTTTATTTtgtatgttgttttttttatacagaataaattgagaaaaatggatttctggggttttttttaaaagcattttcacgACAGGGGCGAGATTTGTTTGAGCACTTTGCATCAAATACAACTCCAACAAGGAGAGAATTGTTGGGAAAAGGTTTGTGTGAAGGAACTTCTCCCTCCTGCAAGGTGACAGAGTTGACATCTGATGTCAAAGCTTTCCATTTTCTGGACAGCTTGCTTGTAACTGTAACGGGCCATATGGATTTGGAACTTTGCTGTTCTGCACAGATTGCAGTGGCAcctttccagagctgcagtcctCACTCTTGCTTAGCCCCAGTGTGTGGGAATCTAGTTAATCTGTCCAGTGCTTTGCCTCTTGGCATCACAACAGTGCGTAATTCACACGTCATTGCCTAAATTCAATACTTGGGCCTTAGGTGTAATGTTAGTAGTGTCCTGGCTGAACCTTTGCACTGGTTTCTGTCAGGAAGAGACATGAACTGGTAGTTCCTGATAGAACAGGAGTGCAGAATTTTGCAGTTCTTGCTTGCCAAAATAGAGATTACCATGAAGTCCTCTGCAGGTGGTGTTCTGATTTGCTCTTCCCTATATCCTCCCATCCCTAATGTCACTTCCAGCATCTCATTACTCCAGATCCAAGGCTGAGTCAGATCCTGGAGAGTCTTCCCTGTTGAAAATGTACAAgatcaaatataaaaataaaaacaactgtaTAAAACCAATAGAAACCCAACACTTCCAGTTCAGACAGCTTAGTGACCAGAGGATGCTCTTCTTAAACAATTAGGCTCCTTATCCCATCAGCATGTCCGATGGAACACGCCAACCGCTTAAGTTCCGATTATCTCAAAGCTGTCCCAAGTCAGCTGCTTGTCTGACACTGCAGGAATTTAAAGAGCTGAGCAGTAGATAAGGAGGCAGCAAACCAGCAGCCCTGTTCTCCCTGCCCTGCGAGGAGAGAGCTCCATGAGTTCATCTGATGGTAAGGACAGCTTCATATTGCTAATAAACATAGGGCTTGAAAATGCCAGGGGAGGATCTGCCTTTATAATGTTCTGTGTATTTGCTCCTGTCTAACAACATCTGCATTAAAATGTTTCATAGCTTTAGTAACGAAGTCATTGAAGCCACAGGTGAGGAGGAATGTTTAATACCTAAACTCATAAAATACATGGACACAGggtattaatttaaaaagtgtgTGTTCAGACTTGATTCCCATTTTTCTGATTATAATATTTCCCACTGTTTTTAAGTTTTGAAAACTTAGTGTAGCCCAGAAGAAGAGAGAGGTTGGCCGTGAGTTTCCAAGATTCATCTGTATCCTATTCCACCCCTGGTCCTGGTGCAGTTTGGTTTTCTCCTGCAGTTTAAGCACAGCCTCTTCCTGATGTGAACTGATTCGTGTACTGGCCAGTGTCTGCGATGTGAAAGTGGGCAGGGCTGGTGGGGAGAGCATGAGGTCAGAGCCCTCGTAGGACTTCCCTTCTGGTGGGAATTGATGTTTATAACTGACCCTTTTTTATCCTTATCTAGTAGCATTTTTGTTGTGATTGCTCCTGCCTCAAAATACTTCTTGTTTTCTAAACTGTGGTTTTGGGAATTAACACTTGTGTGACCCTCTCTTAAAGCACAGTATTTATGCTGTGAAATACAGCGAGATACAGTACCATaatttcctctcattttcttccttgtggCTTCAGACACACTCACTATCCATCACCATCCCTTAAAGTAGAATTTGAACGTGAGTGGAGCCATTCTGGGTGACAGATGTTGAGCCACTGCTTTCCTCAGCACCACAGAATTTTGGGAAGAGCCAGTTTGCAGCCCAAGTTGCTGGGAAGGTCTGTCACCCTTGCATGCAGGAGCTGCTCGAGGAGCAGCAGAAAACTGAGGGAAGGTGGTTTCCCTTACAGATGTTTTCAGACGTCAGCTTTGCCAGCGCTGACGTGGGTTGTCCCTTAGGCTGAGCCCTCTTAAGCTGAGCAGATGGCTTGGCTCCATGTGGGCTCCCAACACGTTTCCTGTGTTGCATGTCAGTGGCAGGGCATGTGCAGGAGCACAAAGCTCCTTAGGGGCTTTGCTTCTGCAGAGGTATTAAAGGCCCCTGGCATAAGCAGGCAGAGTGACAATCCTGTTGTCATTCTGGTAGGACTGTCTGAATTGCACCAAGTGATTGTGCATGTTGATTGTGGGTATCACTTTCTATGGCCTAGAAGCTCTTTGTGAGTCCTTTGCCAAAACAGGAAACTACCCTGAACCCCATCTCCCATTATAGActcttatttttgctttaaacagGCAGTTTAGTCATCCTTGTGTATATTCTTCTGTGTATTTCCTTTTAATGGAATGTTTATTCTTGTTGTCATAgaagctgtttgtttttaaaggaaaaaaataattgggaaaAGCACTTAGGGATGTCACATACGTATTTACAGTGTGACCTGAGGATGAGTGCTGAGGACTTTGGGATGAGCAAGCACATGCTGCCAGTACCAAAACTCAGTGGAACACTGGCTACCACCTCCTAACAGTTTATAAAAGTGATTTTACACACTGTCATCACTGGGAAGCTGAAAGCTCGAGGCTTCATGCAGCAAGTAATGGGGGTTTAGTAAATTGAAACATCAATAGAGACCTGATGGTGACACTTGCAGTAATATTTTCCCTGACAGCATTCCCAGTTCATCAGCagtttttctctcccctgcaaATCCTGATCTAAAACCATCACCACACTTAAAATGAATGCATGGCTCCTAAAAGCTAATCTTAAAAATAGCTTGTTTGATATCCTCCTAATTCCCAAGCTTGCC
This window of the Cinclus cinclus chromosome 13, bCinCin1.1, whole genome shotgun sequence genome carries:
- the CLPX gene encoding ATP-dependent Clp protease ATP-binding subunit clpX-like, mitochondrial isoform X5 — protein: MARTEFISIEVMLSSCRPACVTLRCITCGRTRIPVLGKLGTFETCSLKRIPLRNFSETPAYFASKDGASKDGSGDGSKKSVGEGGGKKSSSGSSGKGGNQLRCPKCGDLCTHVETFVSSTRFVKCEKCHHFFVVLSEADTKKSIIKEPESAAEAVKLAFQQKPPPPPKKIYNYLDKYVVGQCFAKKVLSVAVYNHYKRIYNNIPSNLRQQAEVEKQTSLTPRELEIRRREDEYRFTKLLQIAGISPHGNALGASMQQQMNQQIPQEKRGGEVLDSPNDDIKLEKSNILLLGPTGSGKTLLAQTLAKCLDVPFAICDCTTLTQAGYVGEDIESVIAKLLQDANYNIEKAQQGIVFLDEVDKIGSVPGIHQLRDVGGEGVQQGLLKLLEGTIVNVPEKNSRKLRGETVQVDTTNILFVASGAFNGLDRIISRRKNEKYLGFGTPSNMGKGRRAAAAADLANISGESDPQEDIEEKDRLLRHVEARDLIEFGMIPEFVGRLPVVVPLHSLDEKTLVRILTEPRNAVVPQYQALFSMDKCELNVTEDALKAIARLALDRKTGARGLRSIMEKLLLEPMFEVPNSDIVCVEVDKDVVEGKKEPGYIR
- the CLPX gene encoding ATP-dependent Clp protease ATP-binding subunit clpX-like, mitochondrial isoform X2, whose translation is MSACHSCAAAARLFGSTLPSARRGITCGRTRIPVLGKLGTFETCSLKRIPLRNFSETPAYFASKDGASKDGSGDGSKKSVGEGGGKKSSSGSSGKGGNQLRCPKCGDLCTHVETFVSSTRFVKCEKCHHFFVVLSEADTKKSIIKEPESAAEAVKLAFQQKPPPPPKKIYNYLDKYVVGQCFAKKVLSVAVYNHYKRIYNNIPSNLRQQAEVEKQTSLTPRELEIRRREDEYRFTKLLQIAGISPHGNALGASMQQQMNQQIPQEKRGGEVLDSPNDDIKLEKSNILLLGPTGSGKTLLAQTLAKCLDVPFAICDCTTLTQAGYVGEDIESVIAKLLQDANYNIEKAQQGIVFLDEVDKIGSVPGIHQLRDVGGEGVQQGLLKLLEGTIVNVPEKNSRKLRGETVQVDTTNILFVASGAFNGLDRIISRRKNEKYLGFGTPSNMGKGRRAAAAADLANISGESDPQEDIEEKDRLLRHVEARDLIEFGMIPEFVGRLPVVVPLHSLDEKTLVRILTEPRNAVVPQYQALFSMDKCELNVTEDALKAIARLALDRKTGARGLRSIMEKLLLEPMFEVPNSDIVCVEVDKDVVEGKKEPGYIRAPTKDSSEEEYDSGVEEEGWPRQADAANH